The Paenibacillus sophorae genome has a segment encoding these proteins:
- a CDS encoding cation:dicarboxylate symporter family transporter — MNKTAAKVRQPFYKGLFFQIMMSIVLGIVVGYIWPTFGIALKPLGDGFIKLIKMIISPLVFVVVVLGIAKVGNIKTVGRIGGKALLYFEIVTTIALIIGMLVANVMNPGSGMHVNPDSLSTDAVTKVTKNSELPHGTEFFMNIIPDSVVSAFATNTMLQVLLVSCLFGFALVRVGGKTSEVLINLLEHISHVIFQIMGFIMKLTAIATFGAMAFTVSQYGMQTLLAFGKLFLAMTVACLLFLLVLEVIMRVFVGIGLWKAIMLVREEIVFSFATGSTEAVMPQLMSKLERAGCDRSVVGLVVPTGYSFNLDGASIYLSLALVFLAQATGVELSIYEQIVLLAVLLLTSKGMAGIPGSAFVALSATAASTGSIPIAAVALMLAPDRIMGNFRTTVNIIGYTVATFVVARWEGLLNKDKALLAMQNKPHDSSGMPVTIQAND; from the coding sequence GTGAACAAGACAGCAGCTAAGGTGCGTCAGCCATTTTACAAAGGCTTGTTTTTCCAAATCATGATGTCCATTGTGCTGGGTATTGTTGTTGGATATATTTGGCCCACATTCGGAATCGCATTGAAACCGCTCGGGGACGGGTTCATTAAACTCATCAAGATGATTATTTCCCCTCTTGTCTTCGTTGTCGTCGTGCTTGGCATTGCGAAGGTGGGCAATATTAAGACGGTCGGTCGGATCGGCGGCAAGGCGCTGCTGTACTTTGAGATTGTAACGACAATCGCCCTGATTATCGGCATGCTTGTTGCAAACGTGATGAATCCGGGATCAGGGATGCATGTGAATCCTGATTCACTGTCCACTGACGCTGTGACTAAAGTGACCAAGAACTCCGAGCTCCCTCACGGAACTGAATTCTTTATGAACATTATTCCAGACAGCGTTGTATCGGCGTTCGCCACGAACACGATGCTGCAAGTGCTGCTTGTATCCTGTCTCTTCGGTTTCGCTCTCGTACGTGTAGGGGGCAAGACCTCAGAGGTCCTTATTAACCTGCTGGAGCACATTAGCCATGTCATTTTTCAAATTATGGGCTTCATTATGAAGCTGACCGCAATTGCTACCTTTGGAGCGATGGCGTTCACCGTAAGCCAGTACGGCATGCAGACGCTGCTTGCTTTCGGCAAGCTCTTCCTCGCCATGACGGTGGCCTGTCTGCTCTTCCTGCTCGTTCTAGAAGTGATTATGCGGGTGTTTGTCGGAATCGGTCTATGGAAAGCCATTATGCTTGTGCGTGAGGAAATTGTATTTTCATTTGCAACCGGCTCGACTGAGGCCGTTATGCCGCAATTAATGAGCAAGCTGGAGAGAGCGGGCTGCGACCGCTCGGTTGTCGGACTCGTCGTTCCGACAGGCTACTCCTTCAACCTCGATGGCGCCTCTATCTACTTGTCGCTGGCGCTCGTCTTCCTGGCGCAAGCAACCGGCGTAGAACTCAGCATATACGAGCAAATCGTACTTCTCGCCGTGCTGCTGCTTACTTCCAAGGGAATGGCCGGCATTCCGGGCTCGGCGTTCGTCGCCTTGTCGGCTACTGCGGCAAGCACAGGCTCTATACCCATCGCTGCCGTTGCGCTTATGCTTGCTCCTGACCGCATTATGGGCAACTTCCGTACGACGGTCAACATTATCGGCTACACCGTCGCTACATTCGTTGTAGCCCGTTGGGAAGGGCTGCTCAACAAGGATAAAGCTCTGCTGGCCATGCAGAACAAACCGCATGATTCTTCCGGCATGCCGGTAACCATCCAGGCCAATGATTAA
- a CDS encoding S-layer homology domain-containing protein, protein MYSKRLRSSVSLILVFILSILSVLEVSAASLKATVVSSEQVQDGKQRISVNSVIDVTYADLKVLEQNNVEFSLFKDEAIVASKVKQKGEIDHISAADSVYSVYFTDISFEGLEAGTEYSLQATYQGETGPVVTPSQTIRVPSSSEIKVVVERITKDSDTYEISPAGEIRSDDKQIRLTILSDGVPLANKGISVSNYNTGYNNFTTDAAGQVQLKGNPKLVFNKSVLFVAVNQGTDQYEAAPLYVTDLQQAGTYTVAIRYLDAKGKLIRQRNNSTSWPSGVVDRVGITGYDVLTLKTGSVSGDFVASIKSENNETYLFQTSQAALYSSTDGSHTTIVQDGQDYSRLSFQYTWNGSPANVESFSIAPNNQYKQINTSSIYQNLDSNAIYVKKDREYDLTAIARVTGMDGKIVFRSKVTPTEPATIVHSAAVASEFSALKLQVPDQGQGSGKVQISYLNDKYNYSLISTSLPAADGTLYVPKGQKIHRLTASAAPDATANSYNNNQVVLESYFSPLENDYTFKAGSTYKAQIILKVRGSSYYEVPETRNRIVLGENVEYRVVMTDEYNNILDLNTNYKAKIVDEAGTTIEENRLSWTTEEKDGKMQRVDKREWKPVKSGTYKIQWFPNYYQNGQYVNGELLAETELQVLPKQELDVEIRGKDGKPVDLVNKPFLTKDQAEKITVTVRQHETGAQGQLLAGVKVQRYGEEIGVTDEQGSLVVPDKYRSYFGELLFKKSDYLSKTVSLAVIDPEKQSVVRVRGLDKPEGETYAGGVPLDFAYVDAVIKKDDGSYNKQSQFISQDDHEAFLVVESPSVVGIDFMRYNRSYLGVESKYGYYMYGSIRTEPGKEYSLVLDARQPLQQVSKVNLTKYMEELSVVRTGLAGADYVPYVIDSNATNENYFYAAQGTYDVLAHTRGNTFIYRDDVVIGEGENTLEIVESDSGLATLLAPESGSIYTVEYTTPSKSKLRGYAYDAAQVQLTPGEVTVQLDQSAGAIEYQYNIHFAPGTLKAGTLTQLAPQAIHGLDIVGLQDGKLVRSAGENSLEVGLVDAAGNSIGQIKKPQILVSNGGWGDWYKYVYPESATYEIQDEAGNELYKGNSLNYPLSVYGYLPDGTYVIKAAITIDGQTYSLDKKFVLESAAGTVVDPGQSTPGEDMDNGQAGQPVNGNNGDVNPGNGNVGTVISSPSPTPAAPSTTINENVDKLQELLKDATGTASERASAAQSALTSIAQSLKSVGTPQEAEQNSKSLTQALNSASQLLEMIQDPVEKQKIVSSVSELMESAPYLLNHLDSPEKAIEFTQALIQNAAAVLNNAQGVAVEALQQLKVGVVSSCQAALNKAGEVTIAKENVTVEGNSVSSSLSEELISNQIQSTKQALTVVSQELTTKLGAGLADELKLSLTVKTPSIGEGINKLNTSLPSEILALVKENGIDGLKLQMDHTAFTIEPDTFGNVEAGQKITLAAEVVQNAVVNKPSQAEPLASIPVMEFSASVGGKAVESFVKPVNVTFDVSSIDTSKYSEANLENLTVYVLDEKSLTWEAVGGKYDPITQTVSAPRGHFSQYTVMLGTGAFSDVLQTHWAVKEINYLLAKGILEQTKEFQPSDKVTRQQFAAWIARAYGLDGKNLSLPFKDVAIGNSYYDEIAAAYAAGIINGKSGKVFDPKATITREEIATMLARALTTYNGVKTITQPGTVNAAFTDGNKISKWAAASVALTKSTQLFEGFEDNTFRPAQTTSKAEAAALIYRLYQLQ, encoded by the coding sequence TTGAGTTTTCTCTCTTCAAGGATGAAGCTATAGTTGCCAGCAAGGTGAAGCAGAAAGGCGAAATAGATCACATTTCAGCAGCGGATTCTGTTTATTCCGTCTATTTTACCGACATTTCTTTTGAAGGGTTGGAAGCCGGAACGGAATATTCTCTACAGGCAACATATCAGGGTGAGACAGGACCGGTTGTCACCCCATCTCAGACCATTCGGGTTCCGTCTTCATCAGAAATTAAAGTTGTTGTTGAGCGGATAACAAAGGATTCTGATACATACGAAATATCTCCCGCCGGGGAGATTCGCAGCGATGATAAGCAGATCAGACTTACGATCTTAAGCGATGGAGTGCCGTTGGCGAACAAAGGGATCTCAGTAAGCAATTACAATACAGGATATAACAATTTCACTACGGATGCAGCCGGTCAGGTACAGCTGAAGGGCAATCCCAAACTTGTGTTTAATAAGTCTGTTCTGTTCGTGGCCGTCAACCAGGGGACGGATCAATACGAGGCTGCGCCGCTATATGTAACGGACCTTCAGCAAGCGGGAACATACACTGTGGCCATCCGTTACCTTGATGCGAAGGGCAAGCTGATTCGTCAGCGCAATAACAGCACATCTTGGCCGAGTGGAGTTGTAGACAGGGTAGGGATTACCGGTTACGACGTGCTGACGCTAAAAACTGGCTCCGTTTCGGGAGATTTTGTTGCATCCATCAAGTCGGAGAACAACGAGACTTACTTGTTTCAGACAAGCCAGGCAGCATTGTATTCTTCTACAGATGGAAGTCATACTACGATTGTACAGGATGGCCAGGATTACAGCCGGCTGAGCTTTCAATATACATGGAACGGGAGTCCGGCAAATGTGGAGTCGTTCTCCATTGCTCCTAACAACCAGTATAAACAAATTAACACTTCGAGTATTTACCAGAACTTGGATTCAAATGCTATATACGTGAAGAAGGACAGAGAATATGATCTTACGGCAATCGCCCGTGTTACGGGAATGGACGGTAAGATTGTATTCCGCAGCAAGGTAACACCGACTGAGCCGGCGACCATTGTACACTCCGCTGCCGTTGCTTCAGAATTTAGTGCGCTGAAGCTCCAGGTACCGGATCAGGGACAAGGCAGCGGAAAGGTACAAATATCCTATCTTAACGATAAATACAACTACAGCCTGATCAGTACTTCACTTCCGGCGGCGGACGGAACTTTATACGTGCCAAAGGGTCAAAAAATTCATCGTTTGACGGCTAGTGCCGCTCCTGATGCAACGGCGAACAGCTATAATAATAATCAGGTTGTTCTGGAATCTTACTTCAGTCCTCTAGAGAATGACTATACTTTCAAGGCTGGAAGTACTTATAAGGCCCAGATTATCTTGAAGGTTCGGGGTTCATCCTACTATGAAGTGCCTGAAACGCGAAACCGGATTGTACTGGGCGAGAACGTTGAATATCGGGTGGTCATGACGGATGAATACAATAATATTCTTGATTTGAACACTAACTACAAGGCTAAGATTGTCGATGAAGCCGGAACCACAATCGAAGAGAACCGGCTGTCCTGGACTACGGAAGAGAAGGACGGGAAGATGCAGCGTGTGGACAAGCGGGAGTGGAAGCCGGTTAAGTCCGGAACCTATAAGATCCAATGGTTCCCTAATTATTATCAGAATGGTCAATATGTTAATGGAGAACTGCTTGCTGAAACGGAACTGCAGGTTCTGCCGAAGCAAGAGCTTGATGTTGAGATCAGAGGCAAGGATGGCAAACCGGTTGATTTGGTAAACAAGCCATTTCTGACCAAGGACCAGGCAGAGAAAATAACAGTTACTGTGCGTCAACATGAGACAGGCGCTCAGGGACAACTGCTGGCAGGGGTAAAGGTTCAACGTTATGGTGAAGAAATAGGAGTGACCGATGAGCAGGGGAGTTTGGTCGTCCCTGATAAGTACAGGTCTTATTTTGGAGAGCTGCTGTTCAAAAAATCCGATTATTTGTCCAAGACAGTGTCTCTCGCTGTCATAGACCCGGAGAAACAATCGGTGGTTCGGGTACGGGGGCTCGACAAGCCGGAAGGAGAAACTTATGCCGGTGGCGTTCCGCTGGACTTTGCGTATGTTGATGCAGTAATTAAGAAGGACGACGGTTCCTATAACAAGCAATCCCAGTTCATCAGCCAAGATGATCATGAGGCATTTCTTGTTGTAGAATCACCCTCGGTAGTCGGAATTGACTTTATGCGCTACAATCGCAGTTACCTGGGAGTGGAATCCAAGTACGGGTACTACATGTATGGTTCCATTCGTACGGAGCCAGGCAAGGAATATTCATTGGTGCTGGATGCCAGACAACCTCTCCAGCAGGTCAGTAAAGTTAATCTGACAAAGTATATGGAAGAGCTATCCGTTGTACGCACAGGACTGGCTGGCGCAGACTACGTTCCTTATGTAATCGATAGTAATGCTACAAATGAAAATTATTTTTACGCTGCACAAGGCACTTACGACGTATTGGCTCATACCCGAGGCAACACATTTATTTATCGTGATGATGTTGTCATTGGGGAAGGAGAGAACACACTGGAAATCGTTGAGTCGGATTCTGGACTGGCTACTCTGCTTGCGCCGGAATCGGGAAGCATTTATACCGTTGAATATACGACTCCAAGCAAATCGAAATTGAGAGGCTATGCATATGATGCGGCTCAGGTTCAATTGACTCCAGGTGAAGTAACGGTTCAACTGGATCAATCTGCCGGGGCTATTGAGTATCAATATAACATCCATTTCGCGCCTGGGACGCTGAAAGCCGGCACGCTCACACAGCTTGCCCCGCAGGCAATCCATGGTTTGGATATTGTAGGGCTACAGGATGGAAAATTAGTTCGTTCCGCTGGTGAGAATTCGCTGGAGGTCGGATTAGTTGATGCCGCTGGAAACAGTATCGGACAAATTAAGAAACCACAGATTCTGGTTTCAAACGGAGGTTGGGGAGACTGGTATAAATATGTATATCCGGAATCCGCGACCTACGAAATTCAGGATGAGGCAGGGAACGAGCTGTATAAAGGGAATTCCTTAAATTATCCGCTGAGTGTTTACGGGTATTTGCCTGACGGAACTTATGTAATTAAGGCTGCTATAACCATTGATGGACAAACCTACAGCCTGGATAAGAAGTTTGTACTGGAATCAGCAGCAGGAACTGTAGTTGATCCGGGACAGAGCACTCCAGGGGAAGATATGGATAATGGTCAAGCCGGGCAGCCGGTCAACGGCAACAATGGGGACGTTAATCCGGGAAATGGGAATGTTGGAACGGTAATCTCTTCTCCATCTCCCACTCCTGCTGCGCCTTCAACTACGATCAACGAAAATGTAGACAAGCTGCAAGAATTACTAAAGGATGCAACAGGTACGGCATCGGAGCGAGCTTCAGCAGCTCAAAGCGCCCTGACAAGTATTGCTCAGTCTCTTAAATCTGTTGGAACGCCTCAAGAGGCTGAACAAAACAGCAAGAGTCTAACCCAAGCATTAAATAGCGCTTCTCAATTGCTCGAAATGATTCAGGACCCTGTAGAGAAGCAAAAGATTGTTAGCTCTGTCAGTGAACTGATGGAGAGTGCTCCATACTTGCTGAATCATTTGGACAGCCCTGAGAAGGCGATTGAATTCACACAGGCACTTATTCAGAATGCAGCTGCAGTTTTGAATAACGCACAAGGAGTTGCGGTAGAAGCGCTCCAGCAATTGAAGGTTGGAGTGGTGTCCTCCTGTCAAGCGGCTCTTAATAAGGCTGGCGAAGTAACGATTGCCAAGGAAAATGTGACCGTGGAGGGCAATTCTGTTTCCTCCAGTTTGAGCGAAGAATTGATCAGCAATCAGATTCAATCGACTAAACAAGCTTTGACTGTTGTTTCCCAGGAGCTGACAACCAAGCTGGGTGCGGGCTTAGCTGATGAATTGAAGCTGTCCCTGACCGTTAAGACACCGTCAATAGGTGAAGGTATTAATAAGCTGAATACTTCTCTTCCGTCAGAGATATTAGCTTTGGTCAAAGAGAACGGAATTGATGGACTGAAGCTTCAGATGGATCATACGGCATTCACAATTGAGCCAGATACCTTCGGCAATGTGGAAGCAGGCCAGAAGATTACCTTGGCGGCTGAAGTTGTGCAGAACGCGGTGGTGAACAAGCCTAGTCAGGCTGAACCGCTGGCCAGCATACCCGTTATGGAATTTAGTGCATCTGTCGGAGGCAAAGCTGTCGAGAGTTTCGTGAAGCCAGTCAATGTAACCTTCGATGTCTCCTCCATCGATACGTCCAAATACTCCGAAGCGAACCTTGAGAATCTGACAGTGTATGTGCTGGATGAGAAGAGTCTCACATGGGAAGCGGTTGGGGGGAAATATGACCCGATTACACAAACTGTAAGTGCGCCCAGAGGCCACTTTAGCCAGTACACAGTGATGTTGGGAACAGGCGCTTTCTCTGATGTGCTGCAGACCCATTGGGCTGTGAAGGAAATCAATTATCTGCTGGCCAAAGGTATTCTGGAACAGACAAAAGAGTTCCAACCTTCTGACAAAGTAACACGTCAACAGTTCGCTGCCTGGATTGCCAGAGCATACGGTCTGGACGGCAAGAACCTTTCCTTGCCATTTAAAGACGTTGCTATCGGTAATTCTTATTATGATGAAATTGCAGCTGCGTATGCTGCAGGGATAATTAATGGCAAATCAGGCAAGGTCTTCGATCCTAAGGCAACGATCACCCGTGAGGAAATTGCAACGATGCTGGCGCGTGCATTGACGACCTATAACGGAGTGAAGACAATAACTCAGCCAGGAACAGTGAATGCAGCTTTTACTGATGGAAACAAGATTTCGAAGTGGGCAGCGGCAAGTGTTGCTCTAACCAAGAGTACACAGCTGTTTGAAGGATTTGAGGATAACACCTTCCGTCCTGCCCAGACTACGAGCAAAGCGGAAGCTGCTGCACTAATTTACAGATTATATCAACTTCAATAA